In Isoptericola jiangsuensis, the following proteins share a genomic window:
- a CDS encoding DUF202 domain-containing protein translates to MGAADRRHPPVVGPERDRGLQAERTALAWRRTLLSFTAATAVAWQTLPGVDGPASLVWAAAVAMILTPPLWWFAKRHARHTHHHLSHDEPRLRHGRRVAVMCGGTALLGLAGLVAILVL, encoded by the coding sequence ATGGGCGCCGCCGACCGTCGGCACCCGCCCGTCGTCGGCCCGGAGCGTGACCGAGGCCTTCAGGCGGAGCGGACGGCGCTGGCGTGGCGGCGCACGCTCCTGTCGTTCACGGCGGCCACCGCGGTGGCGTGGCAGACGCTGCCCGGGGTGGACGGGCCGGCGTCGCTGGTGTGGGCGGCGGCCGTGGCGATGATCCTCACCCCGCCGCTGTGGTGGTTCGCGAAGCGGCACGCACGCCACACCCACCACCACCTGTCGCACGACGAGCCGCGGCTGCGGCACGGCCGCCGGGTCGCCGTGATGTGCGGCGGGACGGCGCTGCTGGGTCTGGCGGGCCTCGTCGCGATCCTGGTGCTCTGA
- a CDS encoding YidH family protein translates to MASRPGRDGGGPSPHERFPRWVYSRGTEPDPRFSLANERTILAWLRTALGLIAGGTALEALDLPMEPHLRLSAAVVLLVAGFTVPVVAWIEWARTERAMREEGELPGALTGFVLVVTVTVVGLLALLALVLHGEG, encoded by the coding sequence GTGGCCAGCAGACCAGGTCGGGACGGCGGTGGACCGTCGCCGCACGAACGCTTCCCGCGCTGGGTGTACTCGCGCGGCACGGAGCCGGACCCGCGGTTCTCCCTGGCCAACGAGCGCACCATCCTCGCGTGGTTGCGCACGGCCCTCGGGCTCATCGCGGGCGGGACGGCGCTGGAGGCGCTCGACCTGCCGATGGAGCCCCACCTGCGGTTGTCCGCGGCCGTCGTCCTGCTGGTGGCGGGGTTCACCGTCCCCGTCGTGGCCTGGATCGAGTGGGCACGTACCGAACGTGCCATGCGGGAGGAGGGCGAGCTCCCGGGCGCGCTCACCGGCTTCGTGCTGGTCGTCACCGTCACCGTGGTCGGGCTGCTCGCGCTCCTCGCGCTCGTACTGCACGGCGAGGGCTGA
- a CDS encoding alkyl/aryl-sulfatase, with translation MSTAPKPATPTVARQQQEVRATLPFNDTQDFDDATRGLIARREPGKVTDGSGRVVWDNDTYAFLDGDSPDTVNPSLWRQSTLVATDGLFEVVPGIYQVRGLDLSTVSFVEGDEGVIVIDPLISVETAAAALALYREHRGERRVTAVIYSHSHVDHFGGVRGVVDEAEVDAGRVQVIAPEGFVEHAVSENVYAGTAMGRRAGYMYGAALARGPQGQVGAGLGQTTSTGTVTLIPPTLTISTTGEEQVVDGVRIVFQMAPDSEAPSEMLFYFPDHRALCAAEDATHTHHNLLTLRGAVVRDPNSWAKYLTETIDLFGDDLEVVFASHHWPTWGRERVVRYLENQRDLYAYLHDQTLRMLNKGLTGAEIAEEIQLPPVLENAWNTRGYYGSVSHNVKAIYQRYMGWFDGNPAHLWEHPPVERARRYVDFMGGADAVLARARESFAEGDLRWAAEVVNHVVFADPTNSEARTLLADTYEQLGYGSENGTWRNFYLSGATELRDGTFGTPTTTAAADIVANLSPGMLFDALAVQVDGPRAWDERVTLDVVLTDSGERYRVRLANGVLTYCTTLRGGDPDVTLTTTRSRLPALAGGALSPRQLVDAGIQVTGDAAALDRLVSVLDGGDPDFDIVTP, from the coding sequence ATGTCGACCGCACCGAAGCCAGCCACGCCCACCGTCGCGCGCCAGCAGCAGGAGGTCCGCGCGACGCTGCCCTTCAACGACACCCAGGACTTCGACGACGCCACGCGGGGCCTGATCGCCCGCCGTGAACCGGGAAAGGTGACCGACGGCTCCGGCCGGGTCGTCTGGGACAACGACACCTACGCGTTCCTCGACGGCGACTCACCCGACACCGTCAACCCGAGCCTGTGGCGCCAGTCCACGCTGGTCGCGACCGACGGCCTCTTCGAGGTCGTCCCCGGCATCTACCAGGTGCGTGGCCTCGACCTGTCGACAGTCTCCTTCGTCGAGGGTGACGAGGGCGTGATCGTGATCGACCCGCTGATCTCGGTGGAGACGGCCGCCGCGGCGCTCGCCCTCTACCGGGAGCACCGCGGCGAGCGCCGCGTCACCGCGGTGATCTACTCCCACTCGCACGTCGACCACTTCGGCGGCGTCCGCGGTGTCGTGGACGAGGCGGAGGTCGATGCCGGACGGGTGCAGGTCATCGCCCCGGAGGGCTTCGTCGAGCACGCGGTCTCCGAGAACGTGTACGCCGGTACCGCCATGGGACGCCGGGCCGGATACATGTACGGTGCCGCGCTGGCCCGCGGCCCGCAGGGGCAGGTCGGGGCCGGCCTCGGGCAGACGACGTCCACGGGCACGGTCACGCTCATCCCCCCGACCCTGACCATCTCCACGACCGGCGAGGAACAGGTGGTCGACGGGGTGCGGATCGTCTTCCAGATGGCACCCGACAGCGAGGCGCCGTCCGAGATGCTGTTCTACTTCCCGGACCACCGTGCCCTCTGCGCCGCGGAGGACGCCACCCACACGCACCACAACCTGCTCACGCTGCGCGGTGCCGTGGTCCGGGACCCGAACTCCTGGGCGAAGTACCTCACGGAGACCATCGACCTGTTCGGCGACGACCTCGAGGTCGTGTTCGCCTCCCACCACTGGCCCACCTGGGGTCGCGAGCGCGTCGTCCGATACCTGGAGAACCAGCGCGACCTGTACGCGTACCTGCACGACCAGACTCTGCGGATGCTCAACAAGGGCCTCACCGGTGCGGAGATCGCCGAGGAGATCCAGCTGCCGCCAGTGCTGGAGAACGCCTGGAACACGCGGGGCTACTACGGGTCCGTGAGCCACAACGTCAAGGCGATCTACCAGCGCTACATGGGCTGGTTCGACGGGAACCCGGCGCACCTGTGGGAGCATCCGCCGGTGGAGCGCGCGCGACGCTACGTCGACTTCATGGGTGGCGCGGACGCTGTCCTCGCCCGGGCCCGGGAGTCGTTCGCCGAGGGCGACCTGCGCTGGGCGGCCGAGGTGGTCAACCACGTCGTGTTCGCCGACCCGACGAACTCCGAGGCGCGCACCCTGCTGGCCGACACGTACGAGCAGCTCGGCTACGGATCCGAGAACGGCACGTGGCGCAACTTCTACCTGTCCGGCGCCACCGAGCTGCGCGACGGGACGTTCGGGACCCCCACGACGACCGCAGCGGCCGACATCGTCGCGAACCTCTCTCCCGGCATGCTGTTCGACGCGCTCGCCGTCCAGGTGGACGGCCCGCGCGCCTGGGACGAGCGGGTCACGCTCGACGTGGTCCTGACGGACTCCGGCGAGCGCTACCGCGTCCGCCTCGCAAACGGCGTGCTGACGTACTGCACCACCCTCCGCGGCGGCGACCCGGACGTCACCCTCACCACCACGCGGTCCCGCCTCCCGGCGCTGGCCGGCGGGGCGCTGTCTCCGCGCCAGCTCGTGGACGCCGGGATCCAGGTCACCGGGGACGCTGCGGCGCTCGACCGGCTCGTTTCGGTGCTCGACGGCGGTGACCCGGACTTCGACATCGTCACCCCCTGA
- a CDS encoding HdeD family acid-resistance protein translates to MAGDVLESDDQVDAVHNPFRRVWWLPVVRGIAFIVLGLLLLIEPLHELDVMRMVVGAFLVLDALLVLVQWSAHRRQVGATWWLAQAGVNALFGVAVAFWPDVSPTVLYYVLASWTIVLGIVAVVGGVALARNRDLGWAWLVTFGLTAGLFGMLLVIQPLDTVDVLRLVTIVFALFAFVAGSIHLVSGFAVRSVARELRDLREQAEKAGIRISGGSVLGAANPAAAPAHAQGPRFERPATGPAVETSRGEGGELHAATSRAKDSQSMVVGPTTEGTSAAQEADGRPGDTDLAVDDDVPGIPTPEERTT, encoded by the coding sequence ATGGCAGGAGACGTGCTGGAGAGCGACGACCAGGTGGACGCGGTGCACAACCCCTTCCGGCGGGTGTGGTGGTTGCCCGTCGTCCGTGGGATCGCGTTCATCGTGCTGGGGCTGCTGCTCCTCATCGAGCCGCTGCACGAGCTCGACGTCATGCGGATGGTGGTCGGGGCGTTCCTCGTCCTCGACGCGCTGCTGGTCCTCGTCCAGTGGTCCGCCCACCGGAGGCAGGTCGGCGCGACGTGGTGGCTCGCCCAGGCGGGTGTCAACGCGCTGTTCGGCGTCGCCGTCGCGTTCTGGCCGGACGTCTCGCCGACCGTCCTCTACTACGTCCTGGCGAGCTGGACGATCGTCCTCGGGATCGTCGCCGTCGTCGGTGGGGTGGCGCTCGCCCGCAACCGCGACCTCGGCTGGGCGTGGCTGGTCACGTTCGGCCTGACCGCGGGCCTGTTCGGCATGCTGCTCGTCATCCAGCCGCTCGACACCGTCGACGTCCTGCGGCTCGTCACCATCGTCTTCGCGCTGTTCGCGTTCGTGGCGGGCTCGATCCATCTGGTGTCCGGCTTCGCCGTCAGGTCGGTGGCCCGGGAGCTCCGGGACCTGCGCGAGCAGGCGGAGAAGGCGGGCATCCGGATCAGCGGCGGATCGGTTCTCGGAGCCGCCAACCCCGCCGCCGCGCCGGCACACGCTCAAGGGCCGCGCTTCGAACGACCGGCGACCGGACCTGCCGTCGAGACGTCACGCGGCGAGGGTGGTGAGCTCCATGCCGCCACCTCCCGCGCGAAGGACTCGCAGTCCATGGTCGTCGGCCCGACGACGGAGGGGACGAGCGCTGCGCAGGAGGCGGACGGCCGTCCTGGCGACACAGATCTGGCCGTGGACGACGACGTCCCCGGTATCCCCACCCCTGAGGAGCGCACCACATGA